One window of Camelina sativa cultivar DH55 chromosome 4, Cs, whole genome shotgun sequence genomic DNA carries:
- the LOC109132601 gene encoding uncharacterized protein LOC109132601: MGLSGSAEHGDLVMMMSLLKNLWLSMPQFLISITMAATSFLTVKVLFPLHRGVIVRVMMMCFIHGVLPGNPEAAKIADGVIMQICDPRRIWDPGITAEAFVVKIFNNVFGAMGFFYAMWSQGVWSFKQIMPTMHTYHTRVRWPMKKKHNMFNYMLVKGSTNSRYIATALCRSWRQANLNRRNSPWKLSWRKRQFGDEDEVIISNYIWKKIRRWLIPYPQQLVLITIKTIDISFCMRVLINPKVLRCNR, encoded by the coding sequence ATGGGTTTGTCTGGCAGTGCAGAACATGGCGATCTGGTTATGATGATGTCCTTGTTAAAAAATCTATGGTTGAGTATGCCTCAATTCCTAATCTCCATAACAATGGCCGCTACTTCGTTTCTCACTGTCAAGGTTCTCTTTCCTCTCCATAGAGGCGTAATTGTCCGTGTGATGATGATGTGCTTCATTCACGGTGTTTTGCCGGGTAATCCCGAAGCGGCAAAAATTGCCGATGGTGTTATAATGCAAATATGCGACCCTCGACGCATATGGGATCCCGGAATCACAGCAGAAGCATTTGTCGTGAAGATCTTCAACAACGTCTTTGGAGCAATGGGTTTCTTCTATGCGATGTGGAGTCAAGGTGTGTGGAGTTTCAAACAAATAATGCCCACAATGCATACATATCACACTCGTGTAAGATGGccaatgaagaagaaacataacatGTTTAACTACATGTTAGTAAAAGGATCGACAAATTCAAGATATATTGCAACCGCGTTATGCAGATCTTGGAGACAAGCAAACCTTAATCGAAGAAACAGTCCATGGAAACTATCATGGAGAAAGAGGCAATTcggagatgaagatgaagtgaTAATAAGCAATTATATATGGAAGAAAATCAGAAGATGGCTTATACCATATCCTCAACAATTGGTTTTAATTACAATCAAGACCATTGATATCTCTTTTTGTATGAGAGTTTTGATCAATCCGAAGGTATTGCGATGTAACAGATGA